The DNA segment TCACGAACAATCGCTACCAGCTTATTCACCATTGATTGGGTATTCATTAACCCTGCCCTTATTTCTCCTTCTGACTGCAAAGCACTCATTTCGAGAGCAAATTTAAGGCCGGTTAATTGCTGGCCTATTTCATCGTGCAGTTCTCGCGCAAGGTATCTGCGTTCAGCCTCCTGTACTTCAACCAGTTTTAAAGAAAGCGCCTTCATCTGCCCGTGCGATTTCTGCACCTGTTCAAAAAGACGCGCATTTTGCGTAGCAACTCCAATCTGTTTACCAAGGGTCCTGAAAAAGTTCATCTGTCCGGTTTGGAATTTGTCCGGTTCTTTGTCAATAAGAAATATCATACCCTGGATTTCGTTCTTTGCCTCAAGGGGGGTGCAAATAGAGCTTCGCCATAGATGCCTGAATTCACCTTGAGACAAACCATTTGATTGCAGAGGATCGATACAACTTTTTGAAACAACGCTTTCGTTTTCCTGCGTAACCGTTCCGGCATTGTAGGAATCTACTGCAAAGGTTTCAAAATCATGGAGCACGGTATGCGGTACTCCCCAGGACATTTCCATGCTGATCCTGTGGGTAACCTCATTGTAAAAGAAAATACCGCCCGTTGTGATGTGTAATTTTTCAATAAATACGTTCTTTAAGGTTTCCAGAATTTCCGTCAAATTCAAAGAACTACTGACAGATGTAATTATATCGTTTAAGACTTCCAGTTCCAGGTTCCTTTCTCTGATTCGGTCTTCAGCTTCCTTACTTTTTGTAATATCTTCGCAGGTCATCAATATTTCACCGGCGCCCAGTTGCACAGGAATGAAATTAATATGCTTCAGCATACCATCCTTGCACATCACCTTTCTCGTATAGGGTCGTCCTTCTCCTGGTTCTATTGATTTCAAGGCAATCCATTGCGATACCACCTCGTCACGATAGGGTGGATCAGGGTATGCCAACCTAACCCAATCTCTTAAATTGGGTATGTCAATAAGATCATAACCGAATATTTCCTTAAATTTTGGATTCACGTATTTGAATGTATCATCAGCACCTATCATTACCATCCCTACAGGCGAACTCTCCGAAATGGTCTGGAATCTCTGTTTTTCCGCCCTTAACTCTTCTTCTGCCTGTTTACGTGCTGTAACATCGGTGAGGACAACAAGGTTCCTGTCGCCCAGATAGGTTACCCGGAACTCTATATCTTTATATTGTCCGTCTTTGCAATCTACCCTGAATTCTACGTCTTTACTACGTCCTTCCTGTAATCTATCGGCCTTCCAGAACCTTGCAACAATCTTTCTGTATTCCGGGTCACGATAGGCCATTCGAGCCCAATCTCTAATCGTTGGGAGATCTTCGATGGCATATCCGGTTATCCTCGTAAATTCAGGGTTGAAATATACAAACCTGTCACTATCATCAAATAAAGCAATGCCATGGGGATTATTTTTTAAAACAGAGAAGAAGATTTCTCTTTCCTTGAGAACCAGTTTCTCCATCTGCTTACGCTCCGTGATATCACGGGTGCTGGCAAGAATAAAATCTCCCTCAGGGAGTGACAACTTGTTTAAGTATACCTCCACATCAAAAACATAGCCGTCCTTTGGTCTTCTGCCTTTACACTCAAAGAACTGGTCTTCGCCTGACATGACTTTCTTCCAGATAGCAGGAAAATCCGTACTACCATCCGGCACAGTGTAGTCTTCAATAATCGAACGCCCTATTGCTTCTTCGTGGGTACACCTATACCTATCCAGCATTGTTTTGTTTACGTCTATCACTTTCCCATCAACATCATGTACAAAGACCGCATCGTGTATATTATTAAAGACTGTTTTCAGATAATCCTTGGTGGCCATAAGTTCTTTTTCTACTCTTTTACGTTCCGTGATTTCTCGTACAACAGCAAGGACAAAATCTCCTTCAGGGAGAGACAACTTATTTAAGAATACCTCTACATCAAATACATAACCGTCCTTCGGCCGTCTGCCTTTACACACAAGAAACTGGTCTTCGCCTGACACAACTTTCTTCCAAATAGCAGACATATCCGGACGCCCGTCAGGCGTAGTGTAGTCCACAGTAATCGAACGCCCTATTGCTTCTTCCCGGGTACTTTGATACATATCCAGCATTTTATCGTTGACGTCTACCACTTTCCCGTTAACATCATGAACAAAGACCGCATCATGTATATTATTAAAGACTGTTTTCAGATAGTCCTTGGTGGCCATAAGTTCCCGCTCGACCTTTTTTCGGGCGCTAATGTCACGGACGCTCGCAAGAATCGAGTCGCCGTCAGGAAGCGGAAGTTTTGTCAAAAACACTTCCACGTCAAACTCGAAGCCATCCTTCGGTCGTCTACCCTTGCATTCAAAAGTCCCGTCTTCCCCTGCCAGAATTCTTTTCCAGATTGCGGGAAAATCCGGACGCCCTTCCGGGGTAGTATAATCTGGAATGATCTTATATTTTAATGCTTCCTCGCGTGTAGTGAACTGATACATTTCAAGCATTTTGTTATTTACGTCTAAAACGTTTCCGTCAACATCATTAACAAAGACCGCATCATGTATATTATTGAATACCGTATCCAGATAACACTTGGTGTCCGTGAGTTCCCGCTCAAACCTTTTTCTTTCTGTAATATCGTGTACGCTTGCAAGGATATAATCCCCTTCAGGCAGCGGAAGTTTCGTTAGCGCCACCTCCACATCAAGGGTGGAACCGTCACTTGGACGTCTTGCTTTCCACTCAAAAAACTGATCTTCCCCCGCAATCACCTTTTGCCAGAGAACAGAACAGGCTGATAATCCCCCATGGTATTGTCGGGGGCCTTAAAATCAGGAACAATGGAGAGACCGATGGCCTCTTCACGGGTGCACCGGTAAATCTCAAGCATCTTGTCGTTGACGTCTACGATCTTCCCTGTGAGATCGTGGACAAAGACCGCATCGTGAATCTTGTTAAAGACCGTATTAAGATAGTTCTTGGTAACGGTCAGTTCCTTCTGTACCCGTTTACGCTCCGTAATATCATGTATGCTTGCAAGGATATAATCCCCTTCAGGCAGCGGAAGTTTCGTTAGCGCCACCTCCACATCAAGGGTGGAACCGTCACTTGGACGTCTTGCTTTCCACTCAAAAAACTGATCTTCCCCCGCAATCACCTTTTGCCAGAGAACTTTGCCAGAGAACAGGCTGATAATCCCCCATGGTATTGTCGGAAGCTGTAAAATCCGGAACAATGGAAAGTCCGACAGTTTCTTCACGGGTGCAACGATAGATCTCAAGCATCTTGTCGTTGACGTCTACGATCTTCCCTGTGAGATCATGAACAAAAACGGCATCATACAGGGCGTTGAAGATAGCCCGATAGTCGGTCTCTGATATCGGCATTATCTTATGGGTGAATTTATCTGATTTCTTTTTATTTGTTTTTTGCGAACTCTGTAATCCATGAATTTGTCTGGATATATCCTCATTTTTTTTACGCATAGACATACCCTAATAGAAATATGTTGAGAAAATATTTGTGAATGTATTTTTATTTTTGATCACTAAAGTGGTCATATACATTCCGATATTGTTATCATCCCAATGTTCGCCATCTGAAGATGGCGGCCTTAACGGGTTGCCTATGTCGAACTTATTCGACAAGGCTTGCCCCGCCGGTATTAGATCAATTAATAAAAACTCTTTTATATCTTTTCATATCCTCCAATGCCTGTCCGGCACCCATGACCACAGACAGTAACGGCTCGTCATTTACTTTTACTTTTACTCCTGTTTCTGTCTCAATCCTCTGGTCAAGCCCTTTCAGTAAGGCTCCTCCACCCGTTAATATCATTCCTGACTCATTTAAATCAGAAACAAATTCAGGCGGCAACCTTTCCAGTGCTCTTCTTATTGCATCAATAATTGCCCCTACAGGTTCTTCTATTGCTTCCCTTATCTCGTCTTCCGATAGCTTCAGACTTTTTGGTATTCCGGTCAGCATGTCTTTTCCAACAATACTCACAGGGATATCTCTAAAATTCATCGGATATATGGAGGCTGCCTCCATTTTAATCTTTTCAGCAGCAATTAAACCAATAGATAACTGGTGTTTTTTCTGAAGATATCTGACAATCGACTCATCAAGCTCGTCCCCGGCAACCCTTAGTGATTCGCTATACGCTGTAGCAGAAAGGCTTATAATGGCCACCTCCGTTGTTCCTCCTCCTATGTCGACAACCATATTACCTCTTGGCTTCTCAATTGGCAATTCAGAACCGATCGCGGCAGCCATAGGCTCTTCTATAAGGTATACATCCTTGATTCCAACCTGAAAACAAGCGTCTACAACAGCTTTCTTCTCCACCTGAGTAATCCCGGAAGGAACTCCGACTACCATTTTAGGTTTTGAAACCTTTCTCTCCTTCCTGACAACCATAAGAAAATACTTTATCATAGCCTTTGTAACATCAAAATCCGCAATTACCCCATCTTTCAATGGCCTTATTGCGCTGATGTTCGGAGGTGTTCTTCCGATATATTCCTTGGCTTCCCTGCCGACAGCGATAACTTTTCCGTTAACGTTGTCAATTGCTACAACCGAAGGTTCATTAAGCACAACACCTTCATCTTTCATATAAATAAGTGTATTTGCCGTACCGAGATCCATTGCAAAATGTGTTGAGAAAAAACCAAATAATTTACTAAAATAATCAATCATACCCCCTCCTTTATGCCATCTGTATTAAAAGTCTTTTCTTCCTTCAGCTATGTTGAGAAGTTCCCAAATATTTACCGTACCGTCTTCCGGGAACCTTGCCACTCCTGTTTCTATACCGCTTGAAATATACGTAATATTTTCTTCCGCAATACTTTTATTTATAGTGTAGTCAAGAATCCTCATAATATTTTTAAAATCCACCCTCTCGTCGCTTCTTGATAATACATAAAAATGACCGCCGCCCTTTCTTGTAATAAATGCCTGCCCTCCAACACAATACCTGATAATCTTAAAAATCTTTTTCAAAAGATTGTTTGTATAGCTTAACCCCATATGTTTATTAAACAATCGTATATTTTTAAGCTTAAGAGATAACAAAGAATATTTATCTCCTTTTTTCGTCATATTTTCAAGTATTTCAAGAAAGACAGGGAATTGAATGGAATCAGTTACCGGTTCAAAATCCCTTAATCTTTCCAGATTGTCCTTCATCCATAAAGAAGAACAATACAGAGACAAAAGTGTTGAAACATTTCTTAAAATACCTATTGATCGTTCAATTAATTGTTTATCTGAGACAGAAACATACCCTGCAACACCTATTATAATGTCATCCGTGATAAGGGGAAAACCAAAAAACTGTTTTGCTTTTAAAGTCTCTCCGGAAAAAAACATTGGTTTTTCCCTCAAAAGCCTGCTGTTATAAGGAAGCAGAAGCTCTCTCCCGCCTTCCATAATCATAGAGGTTATACTCGCACCAAGTGAACATTCTTTTTTTACATATCCGTCTGAATCAATCCCGAAGAAATCATGAACAAACATCTTTCCACCCTTTTCAACACAAATAAAACACAAATCGGCACCGGAAAGGCTCAGACATTCAATAAACAATTCATTTAAAGAAGTTCTTGAAAGATTCAACTCATTGAAGAGATGCACGATTCTTCTTTCTGAATATAATTCTTCAATACTTTCCTCCATATCAAGAGTTCTCTTTTCTCTCTCGATCTCTTTATTGAGCATGGAAGCAAAAGCACCGAGTATCTTTTTTTCCTTGTCGGTAAAAGCCCACTTCTTCTTGCTGTCAATTATGATAACACCTTTGTTTTCAATGGGATATCCCATAAAGGATTTGATGTCTTCCGTTTTATTATAATATCCGAGGGTAGCCTCGTCTTTGTCAAAATTGGGGATAATAAGCGGCTCATTATGCTTGATCACCCACCCTGGTAGCGTTCCTTCAATAAGAATATCTTTCTTTTTATCAAAACTTCGGGACAAAGTTTCTGACGAAAGACACCTCAAGCTGGAATCTTCCTTAGAAAATAAGGCTACTGTAAAAGCCTCGTATATGTTGAATATAATTTTTGAGAAACCGTCCAGCATTGTGTTCATATCTGCATTATGTCACTATCCCGCCTGAACTGTCAAGGCTTGGCGGAGAATATTCTTCAAAAATAACAGGGCACTCAATATCAAATTTTTCCAGTATTCTGCACATGCTGCATTTCTCCCCGAAAGAAGGATATCCGCAGACTACACAATGACTATCTTCCCTGCCCTTCCTTCCATTATAAAGCTCCCCATCGTCAGGGATTTGCCTTCCAGGCTGCGCTTGAACATCTTTTACATCATCTTCATTGGCCAAATTTGCAGTCCCTTGCCTGTCGGCTATATCCTTATTAATGGCTTTAATTTTTTTAGTCATTCTCAGGTAGCCCTTAATGAAACCTATCTTCGTCGCAGGTGACAATTCCTCCAATTTGTTCAATATACTTTTATACATCAGTGACTTCGCACCGATTGAGAAAGGACATTCTTCGTAAATATAGTCAATCCCGTTAATGATTGCATACGCTGCCATTTCCCGTTCCGAGCACAAAAATAACGGCTTTGCCTTTCTCGATAAGCGCCCTTCCCTGCCCTCCAACAAGACATCTTTTTTCCATAAATACTCGTCCTTCCAGTACAGGACATTTCCAAGCAGGGCAGAAGCTTCATCGTCAAGATTATGCCCTGTCATCAGAACAGAATAACCTTGGTCCAAACACACTTTGTTCATAACATAGCGCTTTATCATGCCGCACGCTGAACATGGTGCCCTTCTTAAGATTTTCGCCAATTCCTCTATCCCTTTTCCAAGCATATCCCGAAAGCGGAAAATAAAAACTTTTCTTTTTAAATCATCAGCCATTTTTTTTATTTTAAAAAGGGACCTATCAGAATAATTTTCAATACCGAGATCTATATAAATACCGTCAGCACGAAACCCGAGTTTATTCATTACATGCCAGAGAGCCAGGCTGTCTTTGCCGCCTGATACGGCAACTATCGGTGTATCATCTTTATTAATAAGGGAATATTTGTTGATAGTTGATAAAACCCTTTTTTCAATAAATGAAGTGAAATCCTCTGCGCAAAGGGCAGTGTTGTAAGCCTTCAGGCTAATATTTGCCGGTTTACCACATACCCTGCATTTCATCCGCCGGAAATTACCCTTATGAGTTTTATATTGTCGTCCGTTCCCAGCTTGCAGTCCTCTGTAACCAAGCTGCCGTTTACAATGACAAGATGCGCTTCTTTGCTGAGAGAAAATTCCTCAAGAAGTTTTGAAACAAGCATCGGTTTATTAAATTCATGTACTTTGTTATCCCATTCAACTTTCATCGTTTATTAGATAACACAATGAAGTAGTGTTGTCAAAGAGTTGGTGCCTGCGATTGATTTTATAAAAAATGTGATTATATTACATTTATCAGTCAACATTTAACACTCGGTTGACAAAATAATTTCAGCAACAAAGCAGCGGATGGCAATAAATAGCAAATTAATTTTATGAGGTGAGAATATGAACTTTGATAAGTTAACTATAAAAGCCCAGGAGGCTGTAGCCGATGCCCAGAAAAGGGCGGAGAAAAACAGAAACCAAATGATAGAAAACGAGCACCTTCTCTATAGTCTTGTATCTCAAAAAGAAGGTGTTGTTAAACCGATACTCGATAAGCTGGGGGCAAATACAAGTTACATCATAAACGATCTGGAAAAGGCATTAAAGAAATTTCCGCATATAGAAGGTGCTGTACAGGTCTACATATCACCACACCTGAAACAGTCAATTGATACAGCATTTGACGAAGCAGAACGATTGAAGGACGATTATGTCAGCGTTGAGCATCTCCTTATCGGTATCACAGAGGTTCACGAAGGGGCTGCCTCAGATATATTGAAAAGCTACGGAGTCACAAAAGATAAGATTTATTCCGTACTAAAAGATATAAGGGGTTCACAAAGGGTAACAGACCAGTCACCGGAAGAAAAATATCAGGCTTTACAAAGATACTGCAGGGATTTAACGGAAGAAGCAAGGAAAGGCAAACTCGATCCTGTCATCGGCAGAGATGAGGAGGTAAGGAGGGTAATGCAGGTACTCTCACGGAGAACAAAGAACAATCCTGTTATTATCGGCGAACCCGGCGTCGGGAAGACCGCCATTGTTGAAGGATTGGCACAGAGGATAGTTAGCGGAGATATACCTGAAACATTAAAAAACAAAAAAGTGCTTTCTCTTGACCTCGGGGCCATGCTGGCAGGAGCAAAATTCAGGGGTGAATTTGAAGACAGGCTTAAAGCAGTCTTAAAAGAGATTGATGAGGCTGCCGGCACAATAATCCTTTTTATAGATGAACTTCATACAATAGTGGGAGCCGGTAATGCACAAGGAGCAATAGATGCATCGAACATGCTGAAACCAGCCCTTGCAAGGGGGGAACTGCGCTGCATCGGGGCAACAACTATTGATGAATACAGGAAATATATTGAAAAGGATGCCGCTCTTGAGAGAAGGTTCCAGCCTGTTCTTGTCGGAGAACCTTCTGTAGAAGAGACAATCGCCATATTGCGGGGTCTCAAGGAGAAGTACGAGCTTCACCACGGCGTCAGGATCAAGGATTCCGCCCTCATTGCAGCAGCAACACTTTCCCATCGCTACATAACAGACAGGTTTCTGCCCGATAAGGCAATAGACTTAATTGATGAATCATCATCAAGATTGAGAATGGAGATTGACAGTGTGCCTACAGA comes from the Pseudomonadota bacterium genome and includes:
- a CDS encoding PAS domain S-box protein; protein product: MIAGEDQFFEWKARRPSDGSTLDVEVALTKLPLPEGDYILASVHDITERKRFERELTDTKCYLDTVFNNIHDAVFVNDVDGNVLDVNNKMLEMYQFTTREEALKYKIIPDYTTPEGRPDFPAIWKRILAGEDGTFECKGRRPKDGFEFDVEVFLTKLPLPDGDSILASVRDISARKKVERELMATKDYLKTVFNNIHDAVFVHDVNGKVVDVNDKMLDMYQSTREEAIGRSITVDYTTPDGRPDMSAIWKKVVSGEDQFLVCKGRRPKDGYVFDVEVFLNKLSLPEGDFVLAVVREITERKRVEKELMATKDYLKTVFNNIHDAVFVHDVDGKVIDVNKTMLDRYRCTHEEAIGRSIIEDYTVPDGSTDFPAIWKKVMSGEDQFFECKGRRPKDGYVFDVEVYLNKLSLPEGDFILASTRDITERKQMEKLVLKEREIFFSVLKNNPHGIALFDDSDRFVYFNPEFTRITGYAIEDLPTIRDWARMAYRDPEYRKIVARFWKADRLQEGRSKDVEFRVDCKDGQYKDIEFRVTYLGDRNLVVLTDVTARKQAEEELRAEKQRFQTISESSPVGMVMIGADDTFKYVNPKFKEIFGYDLIDIPNLRDWVRLAYPDPPYRDEVVSQWIALKSIEPGEGRPYTRKVMCKDGMLKHINFIPVQLGAGEILMTCEDITKSKEAEDRIRERNLELEVLNDIITSVSSSLNLTEILETLKNVFIEKLHITTGGIFFYNEVTHRISMEMSWGVPHTVLHDFETFAVDSYNAGTVTQENESVVSKSCIDPLQSNGLSQGEFRHLWRSSICTPLEAKNEIQGMIFLIDKEPDKFQTGQMNFFRTLGKQIGVATQNARLFEQVQKSHGQMKALSLKLVEVQEAERRYLARELHDEIGQQLTGLKFALEMSALQSEGEIRAGLMNTQSMVNKLVAIVRELSLNLRPSMLDDLGLLLTLPWHFERFTGQMNIHVVFEHMGLGDKKFPLEIETAVYRIIQEALTNVARHAKVNEVTVRLWSDEEVLGAQIEDHGVGFNPEAVLKRGSTSGLNGMRERAVLLGGHFTIETSSGTGTRLTAEFPISLSTGG
- a CDS encoding PAS domain-containing protein, which produces MIAGEDQFFEWKARRPSDGSTLDVEVALTKLPLPEGDYILASIHDITERKRVQKELTVTKNYLNTVFNKIHDAVFVHDLTGKIVDVNDKMLEIYRCTREEAIGLSIVPDFKAPDNTMGDYQPVLFSGKR
- a CDS encoding PAS domain-containing protein — protein: MRKKNEDISRQIHGLQSSQKTNKKKSDKFTHKIMPISETDYRAIFNALYDAVFVHDLTGKIVDVNDKMLEIYRCTREETVGLSIVPDFTASDNTMGDYQPVLWQSSLAKGDCGGRSVF
- a CDS encoding rod shape-determining protein; amino-acid sequence: MIDYFSKLFGFFSTHFAMDLGTANTLIYMKDEGVVLNEPSVVAIDNVNGKVIAVGREAKEYIGRTPPNISAIRPLKDGVIADFDVTKAMIKYFLMVVRKERKVSKPKMVVGVPSGITQVEKKAVVDACFQVGIKDVYLIEEPMAAAIGSELPIEKPRGNMVVDIGGGTTEVAIISLSATAYSESLRVAGDELDESIVRYLQKKHQLSIGLIAAEKIKMEAASIYPMNFRDIPVSIVGKDMLTGIPKSLKLSEDEIREAIEEPVGAIIDAIRRALERLPPEFVSDLNESGMILTGGGALLKGLDQRIETETGVKVKVNDEPLLSVVMGAGQALEDMKRYKRVFIN
- a CDS encoding GAF domain-containing protein, whose protein sequence is MNTMLDGFSKIIFNIYEAFTVALFSKEDSSLRCLSSETLSRSFDKKKDILIEGTLPGWVIKHNEPLIIPNFDKDEATLGYYNKTEDIKSFMGYPIENKGVIIIDSKKKWAFTDKEKKILGAFASMLNKEIEREKRTLDMEESIEELYSERRIVHLFNELNLSRTSLNELFIECLSLSGADLCFICVEKGGKMFVHDFFGIDSDGYVKKECSLGASITSMIMEGGRELLLPYNSRLLREKPMFFSGETLKAKQFFGFPLITDDIIIGVAGYVSVSDKQLIERSIGILRNVSTLLSLYCSSLWMKDNLERLRDFEPVTDSIQFPVFLEILENMTKKGDKYSLLSLKLKNIRLFNKHMGLSYTNNLLKKIFKIIRYCVGGQAFITRKGGGHFYVLSRSDERVDFKNIMRILDYTINKSIAEENITYISSGIETGVARFPEDGTVNIWELLNIAEGRKDF
- a CDS encoding tRNA(Ile)-lysidine synthetase, whose protein sequence is MKCRVCGKPANISLKAYNTALCAEDFTSFIEKRVLSTINKYSLINKDDTPIVAVSGGKDSLALWHVMNKLGFRADGIYIDLGIENYSDRSLFKIKKMADDLKRKVFIFRFRDMLGKGIEELAKILRRAPCSACGMIKRYVMNKVCLDQGYSVLMTGHNLDDEASALLGNVLYWKDEYLWKKDVLLEGREGRLSRKAKPLFLCSEREMAAYAIINGIDYIYEECPFSIGAKSLMYKSILNKLEELSPATKIGFIKGYLRMTKKIKAINKDIADRQGTANLANEDDVKDVQAQPGRQIPDDGELYNGRKGREDSHCVVCGYPSFGEKCSMCRILEKFDIECPVIFEEYSPPSLDSSGGIVT
- a CDS encoding MoaD/ThiS family protein; its protein translation is MKVEWDNKVHEFNKPMLVSKLLEEFSLSKEAHLVIVNGSLVTEDCKLGTDDNIKLIRVISGG